The Daucus carota subsp. sativus chromosome 9, DH1 v3.0, whole genome shotgun sequence genome window below encodes:
- the LOC108202240 gene encoding uncharacterized protein LOC108202240, with protein sequence MASDRSWITRSRYNESRYLTDEYKNGVEDFIKFACENPSVGVIRCPCGNCKNKHYKTPVAVKLDLYRYGMMQWYTIWTAHGEKMPEEKIETSTRNVGDGDDDMYHDADDMLRDIGEANRYFENVDDEPNPAAKEFYKMLHSASEPIYPSNVNYTTFEFVNELLHFKNKHNCSNNGFDDLLKLIGSVLPDNHKLPQTYYAVKNMLKGLNLGYEKIDACENDCMLFYKENSEKTRCDICKESRYKEPKDLNKKQIPRKILRYFPLTPRLQRLFMAGKTAKCMRWHHDRNVVEGELSHPADGDEWKQFDRRFPKFSKEIRNVRLGLSTDGFDPFHDAHARDYTVWPVVVVIYNLPPSMCTKAPYMFMPLLIPGPKDPTKDLHVYLRPLIDELKDLWQNGVETYDRFSCSNFLMRAALMWTISDFPALAMLSGWSTKGKLSCPVCMGEVKAKQLKYGGKVTFYDTSRYFLEPDDPLRRSTRFGSVETRSCTCRHSGIIAKTMCEQIQFPPPGKSSKKKARDYGVTHNWTHYSPFFELPYWETLSLRHNIDIMHTEKNVFDNIFYTILDDKQKSKDNLKSRYDCQELRVHRELWIQEDGAKPHAPYVLSKEQLNKLFKWIDTLKLPDGYVSNLSRCLNWEKNCIRGMKSHDCHVFMQKLLPIVCRDLLPRHVADPIIELCNFFQDLCSSTLKYSDLVKMEKDIVRIIFDRQIWSKIAQMAGI encoded by the coding sequence ATGGCATCCGATCGTAGTTGGATTACTCGTAGTCGATATAATGAGTCAAGATATTTAACGGACGAATATAAGAATGGTGTTGAGGATTTCATTAAATTTGCTTGTGAGAATCCTAGTGTTGGGGTTATTAGGTGTCcgtgtggaaattgtaagaATAAGCATTATAAGACTCCTGTTGCCGTTAAACTTGATTTGTATCGGTATGGTATGATGCAATGGTATACTATATGGACTGCACACGGGGAGAAAATGCCGGAAGAAAAAATCGAGACTAGTACTAGAAATGTTGGGGATGGGGATGATGATATGTATCATGACGCCGATGATATGTTAAGAGATATTGGGGAGGCAAATAGGTATTTTGAGAATGTGGATGATGAACCGAATCCAGCGgcaaaagaattttataagatGTTGCACAGTGCTTCGGAACCAATTTATCCAAGTAATGTCAACTATACAACCTTTGAGTTCGTGAATGAGTTACTTCATTTCAAGAACAAGCATAATTGTAGTAATAATGGCTTTGATGATTTGCTTAAGCTCATTGGATCAGTCTTGCCTGACAATCATAAACTGCCCCAAACCTATTATGCTGTGAAAAATATGCTTAAAGGATTGAATTTGGGATATGAAAAGATTGATGCTTGTGAGAATGACTGTATGTTATTTTACAAGGAAAATAGCGAGAAGACGCGTTGTGATATATGCAAAGAAAGTCGATACAAAGAACCAAAAGATCTTAACAAAAAACAGATCCCACGGAAGATCTTGCGTTATTTTCCTCTCACCCCAAGATTGCAACGTTTGTTCATGGCTGGGAAGACTGCAAAATGTATGAGATGGCATCATGACAGAAATGTGGTTGAAGGTGAATTAAGTCACCCGGCAGATGGAGATGAGTGGAAACAATTTGACCGCAGgtttccaaaattttcaaaagagaTTCGAAATGTGAGACTCGGACTTTCTACTGATGGATTTGATCCCTTTCATGATGCACATGCGAGAGATTATACAGTATGGCCTGTGGTGGTTGTTATTTACAACCTTCCCCCATCTATGTGCACGAAGGCTCCGTACATGTTTATGCCTCTTCTTATTCCCGGGCCTAAGGATCCGACAAAAGACTTGCATGTTTATCTTAGACCATTGATTGATGAATTGAAAGACTTATGGCAGAATGGGGTGGAAACCTATGATAGGTTCTCATGTTCCAACTTTTTGATGAGGGCAGCATTGATGTGGACAATTAGCGACTTTCCTGCACTTGCCATGCTTAGCGGGTGGTCAACTAAAGGGAAGTTGTCATGTCCAGTTTGCATGGGTGAGGTAAAGGCCAAACAACTGAAGTATGGTGGCAAAGTTACCTTTTATGACACTTCTAGATATTTTTTAGAACCGGATGATCCATTAAGAAGAAGTACGAGGTTTGGAAGTGTTGAGACACGATCATGCACATGTCGTCATTCAGGAATAATTGCAAAGACCATGTGTGAGCAAATACAATTCCCCCCTCCAGGAAAGTCATCCAAGAAAAAAGCAAGGGATTATGGCGTGACACACAATTGGACTCACTATTCTCCATTTTTTGAGCTTCCATATTGGGAGACCCTTAGTCTTCGTCATAACATTGATATCATGCACACGGAGAAAAATGTTTTTGACAACATATTTTACACGATTCTTGATGATAAGCAAAAGTCAAAAGATAACTTAAAATCAAGATATGATTGTCAAGAATTACGTGTGCATCGTGAGCTGTGGATTCAAGAAGATGGAGCCAAACCACATGCACCTTATGTGCTTTCGAAGGAACAACTAAATAAGTTGTTCAAATGGATTGACACATTGAAACTTCCAGATGGGTATGTATCAAATCTATCGAGATGTTTGAATtgggaaaagaattgtattcgTGGGATGAAATCACATGACTGTCATGTTTTCATGCAAAAGTTGTTGCCAATCGTTTGTCGTGACTTACTCCCAAGACATGTGGCGGATCCTATTATCGAGTTGTGCAACTTCTTCCAAGATTTGTGCTCATCTACTTTGAAATACTCAGATTTGGTCAAAATGGAGAAAGATATAGTGAGAATTATTTTCGACCGACAGATTTGGTCGAAAATAGCACAAATGGCGGGAATTTGA